The following coding sequences lie in one Apium graveolens cultivar Ventura chromosome 3, ASM990537v1, whole genome shotgun sequence genomic window:
- the LOC141711748 gene encoding sec1 family domain-containing protein MIP3 → MALVNVIHCCLNSIRQISEDLKDAIIYLDAGCTESFQLLGAFPLLLELGVHAVCSLESMSPLDVVAGWNSQLDPARKIVVITTRLLSDAHRYILRCLSTHQNVCRCTIYTSISEVAHSTYPDSPLGPDAFHEYETLLVQDYMELNKRSETKSGLTGDTELKEGLIEEEGWAQLSSIEEDISNFASISNVGDSSENAQILHEESEEPKLVVSVLHFPMILCPLSPRVFVLPSEGTVTEAYLCSQHESSISPGLPSLGTKSGSDSEDIPPGASLTAQLLYHLAIKMDLKLEIFSLGGLSKTIGKLLTDMSSLYDVGRRKRSAGLLLIDRTLDLRTPCSHGDSLVDRIYSSLPRRQHSSSGQSKGSQSQLKDGPVKLRRDPLDVKIPLADILSEEDSSTDNFGLLNGVDAFLRGWNSFKSDSPINELIDLSKKCQAENSISSDGEVFSGSFVSTDSFHGTPYLEALLDRKTKDGTMLIKKWLLETLRKENLSGKLKVRPGFPSRSDLRTMIKALVKSQSSLIRNKGIVQTAAATLYAMEESHSAKWDAFASAEKILTVNAGDTSQSLAAQMSDLINKSCLLQSQGNKPGTLSQGLISFQDALLLIISGYILAGENFPTSGSGGPFSWQEEHFMKEAIVDAVLENPEVGKFKFLLGLAEELEANIEKNKVKQTNEESSEQIDDFDDDQWGAWGDEDNNKQEVYSDMQLKLDLRDRVDNLFKFLHKLSGLKTNISSILGPESNYSGDLYSSKGLLHKILTRVLSKYDIPGMEYHSSTVGRLFKSGFGRFGIGQAKPSLADQSVILVFIVGGFSAVEVREAQEALSESGRPEIELMLGGTTLLTPNDMFELLLGESSYT, encoded by the exons ATGGCTCTGGTCAATGTGATCCATTGCTGTCTCAATTCTATCCGACAA ATATCGGAAGATCTAAAAGATGCAATTATTTATTTAGATGCTGGATGTACAGAGAGTTTCCAGCTTCTCGGGGCATTTCCTTTGTTACTGGAACTTGGTGTTCATGCTGTTTGCAGCTTGGAAAGTATGTCTCCCCTTGACGTG GTGGCTGGTTGGAACTCTCAACTTGATCCCGCAAGGAAAATTGTAGTCATCACCACACGTCTTCTGAGTGATGCACATCGTTACATTTTACGTTGTCTAAGCACCCATCAAAATGTTTGTCGGTGCACAATATATACGTCCATTTCAGAG GTTGCCCACTCAACATATCCTGATTCCCCTCTAGGGCCAGACGCTTTTCACGAATATGAAACTTTACTCGTTCAAGACTATATGGAGCTAAACAAGAGATCAGAGACAAAATCTGGACTGACAGGAGATACTGAGCTGAAGGAAGGTCTCATAGAAGAGGAAGGGTGGGCACAACTATCATCTATTGAAGAAGATATTTCAAACTTTGCTTCCATTTCAAATGTTGGAGACTCATCAGAAAATGCTCAAATATTGCATGAAGAATCTGAAGAACCAAAGTTGGTTGTTTCTGTGCTTCACTTCCCAATGATTCTGTGTCCCCTTTCACCAAGAGTTTTTGTCTTGCCTTCGGAGGGAACAGTAACTGAAGCATACTTATGTTCCCAACATGAAAGTTCCATTAGCCCTGGATTGCCATCATTAGGTACCAAGTCAGGTTCTGATAGTGAGGATATCCCTCCTGGGGCATCTCTCACTGCACAACTTCTGTATCATCTGGCCATTAAG ATGGATCTGAAACTGGAGATTTTTTCTCTTGGAGGTTTATCGAAAACCATCGGAAAGCTTTTAACAGATATGTCTAGTCTTTATGACGTAGGTCGTCGTAAACGCTCAGCAGGATTGTTGCTCATTGATCGTACCCTTGATCTGCGTACCCCATGCTCCCATGGAGACTCACTCGTTGATCGTATATATTCATCCTTGCCTCGGAGGCAACACAGTTCTTCCGGTCAAAGTAAAGGCTCTCAATCTCAACTGAAAGATGGTCCCGTGAAGCTAAGACGTGACCCCCTTGATGTTAAGATTCCATTAGCAGATATTCTAAGTGAAGAGGATTCCAGTACAGACAATTTTGGGCTGTTGAATGGTGTTGATGCTTTTCTACGAGGATGGAATTCTTTTAAATCAGATTCTCCGATAAATGAATTAATTGATCTCAGTAAAAAATGTCAGGCTGAGAACTCTATTTCTTCAGATGGTGAGGTATTTAGTGGATCCTTTGTCTCCACCGACAGTTTTCATGGAACCCCATATTTGGAAGCCTTGCTGGATAGAAAAACAAAAGACGGGACTATGCTGATAAAGAAGTGGCTTTTAGAAACTTTGCGAAAAGAAAATTTGTCTGGTAAATTGAAGGTTCGTCCTGGTTTTCCTTCAAGATCTGATCTGAGAACTATGATAAAAGCACTGGTCAAAAGCCAGTCTTCTTTAATTAGAAACAAAGGAATTGTCCAAACAGCAGCAGCGACGTTATATGCCATGGAAGAAAGCCATTCTGCTAAATGGGATGCATTTGCCAGTGCTGAGAAAATATTAACTGTAAATGCTGGAGACACCAGCCAGAGCCTTGCTGCCCAAATGAGTGACCTTATCAACAAGAGCTGTTTACTGCAATCACAAGGAAATAAGCCTGGTACATTATCACAGGGACTTATTTCCTTTCAAGATGCTTTGCTCCTTATAATCTCTGGATATATATTAGCAGGTGAAAACTTTCCTACATCGGGATCTGGTGGGCCATTTTCATGGCAGGAGGAACACTTCATGAAAGAAGCCATTGTTGATGCAGTTCTTGAAAATCCCGAAGTAGGAAAGTTTAAGTTTCTTCTTGGGCTTGCTGAAGAACTTGAAGCTAATATAGAAAAGAATAAAGTGAAGCAAACAAATGAAGAGTCTTCAGAGCAAATTGATGACTTCGATGACGATCAGTGGGGTGCTTGGGGTGACGAAGATAATAATAAACAGGAAGTTTATAGTGACATGCAGCTGAAGTTAGATTTGCGTGATAGGGTTGATAATCTATTCAAATTTCTTCACAAGTTATCCGGTTTAAAGACAAACATATCATCGATACTGGGCCCGGAAAGTAACTATAGTGGAGATCTCTATTCTAGTAAAGGACTGTTGCATAAAATTTTAACAAGGGTCTTGAGCAAGTATGATATACCTGGTATGGAATACCATTCCTCTACTGTTGGGCGACTCTTTAAAAGTGGGTTTGGAAGGTTCGGGATAGGACAG GCGAAACCAAGTCTTGCTGACCAAAGTGTTATTTTGGTCTTCATTGTAGGCGGTTTCAGTGCTGTTGAG GTTCGCGAAGCTCAGGAGGCACTGTCAGAGAGCGGAAGGCCGGAAATAGAACTAATGCTTGGTGGAACAACTCTTCTAACTCCGAATGATATGTTTGAGCTACTTCTGGGAGAGTCCAGCTACACTTAA
- the LOC141711749 gene encoding uncharacterized protein LOC141711749 — MAAIKHLISQSRINSFTLTHLLRSHTSYRSLCSQIDSPPPPNPNPNPTESQPEEEPSRFPQPVVPQSISYPVKPKPEQQDPNYNQNNQNQQFQGQNDGDNAGMWSREDFRYVKDMESTVSYPSRVAPLPEDRKYESNESEENLEMRKRESEERVRKRVFRIYEEEKLPFPTLIKQEGEKTTKEKVVYDLKEAIHLLKANTKCKFDETLEAHVKMTPDLRRTDLKLIGTASLPHGTGKPVRIAVFAEGGAADEARAAGADIVGGEDLIEGIKNGSIKVDFDKCISTPQLMSRVSKEISKILRRSTPNAKDGTVTTDLSRVVREAKQNVNFRKDKSAIVHVGLGKISFSEDALRENVGAFVNALLLAKPAGLKKSSKFAGYVGTFHLCSTMGRSYPISIQSLSIAADRYNKTQMR; from the exons ATGGCGGCCATCAAACACCTCATCTCTCAATCTCGTATTAACTCCTTCACACTCACTCATCTTCTCCGGTCCCACACTTCTTACAGATCACTCTGTTCCCAAATTGATTCTCCACCACCACCAAATCCTAACCCTAACCCTACCGAATCACAACCTGAAGAAGAACCTTCTAGATTCCCCCAACCAGTGGTCCCACAATCCATTTCTTACCCGGTCAAACCCAAACCCGAACAACAAGATCCGAATTATAATCAGAATAATCAGAACCAACAATTTCAGGGACAAAATGATGGGGACAATGCGGGGATGTGGAGTCGAGAGGACTTTCGTTATGTTAAAGATATGGAGTCTACGGTGTCGTATCCGAGTCGAGTTGCTCCGTTGCCTGAGGATAGGAAGTATGAGAGTAATGAGAGTGAGGAGAATTTGGAAATGCGCAAGAGGGAGAGTGAGGAGAGAGTTAGGAAGAGAGTGTTTAGGATTTACGAAGAGGAGAAGCTTCCGTTTCCTACTTTGATTAAACAGGAAGGGGAGAAGACGACGAAGGAGAAGGTTGTTTATGATCTTAAAGAAGCTATTCACCTCTTGAAG GCTAATACCAAGTGTAAATTTGATGAAACTCTGGAGGCACATGTAAAGATGACCCCTGACCTGCGTCGAACTGATCTT AAACTTATTGGTACTGCATCTCTTCCGCATGGTACTGGAAAG CCTGTTCGGATTGCTGTCTTTGCTGAAGGAGGTGCTGCAGATGAAGCCAGGGCTGCTGGAGCTGATATTGTTGGCGGGGAGGACCTAATTGAGGGTATCAAAAATG GCAGTATTAAGGTTGATTTTGACAAATGTATTTCAACCCCTCAGTTAATGTCTAGGGTTTCAAAAGAG ATATCAAAAATTCTTAGGCGTTCTACTCCAAATGCCAAG GACGGTACTGTGACTACTGATCTCTCAAGGGTGGTTAGAGAAGCAAAGCAAAATGTTAATTTTAGAAAAGACAAGTCAGCAATTGTGCATGTAGGCCTCGGGAAG ATAAGTTTCTCAGAAGATGCATTACGTGAAAATGTTGGTGCTTTTGTGAATGCCCTCTTGCTTGCCAAGCCAGCTGGATTAAAAAAGA GTTCAAAATTTGCCGGATATGTTGGCACTTTTCAtttatgcagcacg ATGGGCCGGTCTTATCCGATCTCTATTCAATCATTATCAATAGCGGCAGATCGGTACAACAAAACGCAAATGAGGTGA
- the LOC141711750 gene encoding putative serine/threonine-protein kinase PBL7 isoform X1 — protein MEGDEEMYRNRSKERADLIIIFVVASLALTALFVALSYYCYISNKLSKRRSLNHPQFTHKGTDSEDNTKAYVNVQVTTEKGLQLFTFKQLHSATGGFTKSNLIGHGGFGLVYRGVLQNGRKIAVKVMDRAGKQGEEEFQVEVELLSRLRSPYLLTLVGYCSESNHKLLVYEFMANGGLQEHLYRIGGSSAVSSLKWEIRLRIALEAAKGLEYLHEHVSPPVIHRDFKSSNILLDRNFHARVSDFGLAKLGSDKAGGHVSTRVLGTQGYVAPEYALTGHLTTKSDVYSYGVVLLELLTGRVPVDMRRGPGECVLVAWALPRLTDREKVETIMDPKLEGQYSMKEVVQVAAIAAMCVQPEADYRPLMADVVQSLVPLVKQHRPNIKVGNSSSFNTTQSPKSSDFSKASA, from the exons ATGGAAGGTGATGAAGAAATGTATAGAAACAGGAGCAAAGAGAGAGCAGATCTGATTATAATATTTGTAGTTGCATCTCTAGCCCTCACTGCTCTGTTCGTTGCCCTCAGTTACTATTGCTACATTTCTAACAAACTCTCCAAACGCCGCTCTTTAAATCATCCTCAATTTACTCACA AAGGGACTGACTCTGAAGATAATACCAAAGCTTATGTAAATGTTCAAGTTACTACTGAGAAAGGACTTCAGCTCTTCACTTTCAAACAGCTGCATTCTGCCACTGGTGGTTTTACTAAATCCAACTTAATTGGACATGGTGGGTTCGGGTTAGTATATCGAGGAGTGCTACAAAACGGGAGAAAGATTGCAGTTAAAGTGATGGATCGAGCTGGAAAACAGGGTGAAGAGGAATTCCAAGTAGAG GTTGAATTGTTGAGCCGGTTACGTTCCCCGTATTTGCTGACTTTGGTGGGCTACTGTTCTGAGAGTAACCATAAATTGCTGGTCTATGAGTTCATGGCAAATGGTGGTCTGCAGGAGCACTTGTATCGAATTGGTG GTTCTAGTGCTGTTTCTTCATTGAAGTGGGAGATCCGGCTGAGAATAGCTTTAGAAGCAGCCAAAGGTTTGGAATATCTCCATGAGCATGTTAGCCCTCCCGTCATTCACAGGGATTTTAAGAGCAGCAACATTCTCCTGGACAGAAACTTTCATGCTAGAGTTTCTGATTTTGGGTTGGCCAAGCTTGGATCTGACAAAGCTGGTGGCCATGTGTCTACTAGAGTGTTGGGTACCCAGGGATATGTTGCCCCGGA GTATGCATTAACAGGCCATCTGACAACAAAATCAGATGTGTATAGCTATGGTGTTGTTCTCTTGGAGTTGCTTACGGGCAGAGTTCCAGTTGATATGAGGAGAGGACCTGGCGAGTGTGTTCTTGTAGCTTGG GCTTTGCCGCGGCTCACTGATAGAGAGAAGGTTGAAACAATTATGGATCCAAAACTGGAAGGTCAGTACTCTATGAAGGAAGTTGTTCAGGTGGCCGCTATAGCTGCAATGTGCGTACAACCAGAAGCAGATTACCGGCCACTAATGGCAGATGTTGTACAGTCTCTGGTCCCTCTTGTGAAACAGCACAGGCCTAATATCAAGGTAGGCAACAGCTCTAGCTTCAATACTACTCAATCTCCCAAGTCATCAGACTTTAGCAAAGCTAGTGCATAA
- the LOC141711750 gene encoding putative serine/threonine-protein kinase PBL7 isoform X2, with product MEGDEEMYRNRSKERADLIIIFVVASLALTALFVALSYYCYISNKLSKRRSLNHPQFTHRTDSEDNTKAYVNVQVTTEKGLQLFTFKQLHSATGGFTKSNLIGHGGFGLVYRGVLQNGRKIAVKVMDRAGKQGEEEFQVEVELLSRLRSPYLLTLVGYCSESNHKLLVYEFMANGGLQEHLYRIGGSSAVSSLKWEIRLRIALEAAKGLEYLHEHVSPPVIHRDFKSSNILLDRNFHARVSDFGLAKLGSDKAGGHVSTRVLGTQGYVAPEYALTGHLTTKSDVYSYGVVLLELLTGRVPVDMRRGPGECVLVAWALPRLTDREKVETIMDPKLEGQYSMKEVVQVAAIAAMCVQPEADYRPLMADVVQSLVPLVKQHRPNIKVGNSSSFNTTQSPKSSDFSKASA from the exons ATGGAAGGTGATGAAGAAATGTATAGAAACAGGAGCAAAGAGAGAGCAGATCTGATTATAATATTTGTAGTTGCATCTCTAGCCCTCACTGCTCTGTTCGTTGCCCTCAGTTACTATTGCTACATTTCTAACAAACTCTCCAAACGCCGCTCTTTAAATCATCCTCAATTTACTCACA GGACTGACTCTGAAGATAATACCAAAGCTTATGTAAATGTTCAAGTTACTACTGAGAAAGGACTTCAGCTCTTCACTTTCAAACAGCTGCATTCTGCCACTGGTGGTTTTACTAAATCCAACTTAATTGGACATGGTGGGTTCGGGTTAGTATATCGAGGAGTGCTACAAAACGGGAGAAAGATTGCAGTTAAAGTGATGGATCGAGCTGGAAAACAGGGTGAAGAGGAATTCCAAGTAGAG GTTGAATTGTTGAGCCGGTTACGTTCCCCGTATTTGCTGACTTTGGTGGGCTACTGTTCTGAGAGTAACCATAAATTGCTGGTCTATGAGTTCATGGCAAATGGTGGTCTGCAGGAGCACTTGTATCGAATTGGTG GTTCTAGTGCTGTTTCTTCATTGAAGTGGGAGATCCGGCTGAGAATAGCTTTAGAAGCAGCCAAAGGTTTGGAATATCTCCATGAGCATGTTAGCCCTCCCGTCATTCACAGGGATTTTAAGAGCAGCAACATTCTCCTGGACAGAAACTTTCATGCTAGAGTTTCTGATTTTGGGTTGGCCAAGCTTGGATCTGACAAAGCTGGTGGCCATGTGTCTACTAGAGTGTTGGGTACCCAGGGATATGTTGCCCCGGA GTATGCATTAACAGGCCATCTGACAACAAAATCAGATGTGTATAGCTATGGTGTTGTTCTCTTGGAGTTGCTTACGGGCAGAGTTCCAGTTGATATGAGGAGAGGACCTGGCGAGTGTGTTCTTGTAGCTTGG GCTTTGCCGCGGCTCACTGATAGAGAGAAGGTTGAAACAATTATGGATCCAAAACTGGAAGGTCAGTACTCTATGAAGGAAGTTGTTCAGGTGGCCGCTATAGCTGCAATGTGCGTACAACCAGAAGCAGATTACCGGCCACTAATGGCAGATGTTGTACAGTCTCTGGTCCCTCTTGTGAAACAGCACAGGCCTAATATCAAGGTAGGCAACAGCTCTAGCTTCAATACTACTCAATCTCCCAAGTCATCAGACTTTAGCAAAGCTAGTGCATAA
- the LOC141713904 gene encoding uncharacterized protein LOC141713904 has translation MIVEELDPGTAGPTQVKELTTEVAADPSTHGDRELPKQPTLKPKCLFPPSEAPPEDQFLGLKDSLQRDRKRKIVSDQRFRIQTSKGKKVLSSDMRLHLEKKERLKAQNQENPEDSLDSDEELEFLEHEAQRLQAKLERKREIRRLRRELQQAQVQNEGRDDEFYDEDDAEYEYEPSAESTYSQPRERRQRTVSSADVSRQTESTESISHEEFAKMQEEIAQMRTLMRNQEDFETVSESPLSLVLEKARIDMTLKTPALDHFDGSSDPLAFLNTFDGRMAFFGHSEIARCQFFSTCLQGTALRWYSNLPPRSIDSWTTLKSKFQARFSSNYKGIKVTASLMTMHQRSGESLRSFLTRFREEITEIPDLIEQMAVNFLTAGIDKSRHGLLLEEIFEKRPKTLQAAFQIIEHRMMLQEAVSCIQSPRRSSKYERRRSYSPRSPARERRRERRRSPPPRTSDLPPRDRRERDWQSHNRSEKEFTKLNTEKTAILAVLKIEPDYRPPRPKKPGRPPSSRYCEYHEDTGHTTEQCFQLSNLIEGKIRRGQLVHYVQHDDEPRRHHRGEDDRVIDVIFGGVAAGGLSHNSRKIYAREVFNVNPSTAKRPRTNPSPIISFSDDDYRPGLIEGHQDALVITTRVGNNTVKKMLVDNGSSVDVLYHHAFSRMDIGDRTLENSRTPLYGFTGNEVHVVGTIDMPVLFGSPPCQIWKMVKFHVISASSSFNAILGRTTITALRAITSISHLKMKFPTDFGVGEMIGDQVTARQCYLTTVSPRKKTEEELEVNQVLDIDPRELIDPSTSNSCSPLEETEDIEVLEGNPDKTTRIGKNLSSDLKKEITNLIREFSDIFAWAPTDMPGIPETIARHSLHISRDTRPVRQKQRIFSAEKRAAIDQEVNKLLHAGFIEPVQFPTWISNVVLVKKSNGKWRMCIDYSDVNRACPKDFYPLPNIDQLIDATAGNELLSFMDAFSGYNQIRMDPHDWQQTAFITHRGVFGYKVMSFGLINAGATFQQTMDKIFSSQIGKNMLIYIDDMITKSKVAFDHVSDLRETFTNARENFWGS, from the exons ATGATTGTAGAAGAGCTTGATCCGGGAACCGCCGGACCTACGCAGGTAAAGGAGTTGACGACAGAAGTTGCCGCCGACCCCTCGACCCACGGCGATCGCGAGCTCCCTAAACAACCGACATTGAAGCCGAAGTGTCTGTTCCCTCCATCTGAGGCTCCTCCAGAAGACCAATTTCTGGGCTTGAAGGACTCACTCCAAAGGGATAGAAAAAGAAAGATTGTATCGGATCAGCGTTTTAGAATTCAAACATCTAAAGGAAAGAAAGTTCTCTCAAGCGACATGCGGTTGCATTTGGAAAAGAAAGAAAGGTTAAAAGCCCAAAACCAAGAAAATCCAGAAGACTCACTTGATTCAGATGAAGAGCTCGAGTTCCTAGAGCATGAAGCTCAAAGATTGCAGGCCAAGCTTGAGCGAAAGCGCGAGATTCGCCGTCTTCGTCGAGAGCTCCAACAAGCCCAAGTTCAAAATGAGGGTCGAGACGATGAATTTTATGACGAGGACGATGCCGAGTACGAGTATGAACCGTCGGCAGAATCGACATATTCACAACCACGCGAACGTCGACAAAGGACAGTGTCATCTGCCGACGTTTCGCGTCAAACGGAATCCACGGAATCCATATCTCATGAGGAATTCGCTAAAATGCAGGAGGAAATCGCCCAGATGCGTACCTTGATGAGAAATCAGGAAGACTTTGAAACCGTCTCCGAAAGCCCCCTATCATTAGTGCTCGAGAAGGCGCGCATCGACATGACGTTGAAGACACCTGCTCTCGATCATTTCGACGGATCCTCGGACCCATTAGCATTCCTAAACACATTCGATGGTCGCATGGCTTTCTTCGGCCATTCGGAGATCGCTAGGTGTCAGTTCTTCTCCACGTGCCTCCAAGGCACAGCTCTGCGATGGTATAGTAACTTGCCACCTCGGTCAATCGACTCGTGGACAACTCTGAAAAGCAAGTTTCAGGCCCGATTTTCTAGCAActacaaaggaatcaaagttacAGCATCCTTGATGACAATGCACCAACGCTCTGGCGAAAGTCTAAGAAGTTTCCTAACTAGGTTCAGAGAAGAGATAACAGAAATTCCAGACTTAATAGAACAGATGGCTGTCAATTTCCTGACAGCCGGCATCGATAAGTCTAGGCATGGCCTCCTTTTAGAAGAGATCTTTGAAAAAAGGCCGAAAACTTTGCAGGCCGCGTTCCAGATCATAGAACACCGAATGATGCTTCAGGAAGCGGTAAGTTGTATACAGTCTCCACGGAGGTCATCGAAATATGAACGACGCCGAAGTTACAGTCCACGTTCCCCCGCGAGGGAAAGGCGCCGAGAGCGCCGTAGGTCTCCTCCACCACGCACTTCGGACCTTCCCCCGAGGGATAGAAGGGAAAGAGATTGGCAATCCCATAACCGATCGGAAAAAGAATTCACTAAACTCAACACCGAAAAAACGGCAATTTTGGCGGTGTTAAAAATAGAACCGGATTATCGCCCTCCAAGGCCCAAGAAACCAGGAAGACCCCCAAGCTCCAGATATTGTGAATATCATGAAGACACTGGTCATACAACGGAGCAATGTTTTCAGCTTAGCAACCTCATCGAAGGAAAAATTCGTCGAGGACAACTAGTCCATTATGTGCAGCACGATGATGAACCCAGACGCCACCATCGAGGCGAAGACGATCGGGTAATCGACGTTATTTTTGGCGGCGTAGCCGCCGGAGGCCTTTCCCACAACTCTCGCAAGATTTATGCTCGAGAAGTCTTTAATGTCAATCCCTCGACAGCTAAACGCCCTCGAACGAATCCCTCCCCAATCATCTCTTTCTCCGATGATGATTATCGTCCCGGTCTCATCGAAGGCCATCAAGATGCCCTAGTCATCACAACACGTGTGGGAAACAACACGGTTAAGAAAATGCTGGTCGATAATGGTAGCTCTGTCGACGTGTTATATCATCACGCTTTTTCCCGAATGGACATAGGAGATCGAACACTTGAGAACTCCCGAACCCCGTTATACGGGTTTACAGGCAATGAGGTTCACGTGGTAGGAACCATCGACATGCCAGTACTTTTCGGTTCCCCACCCTGTCAGATTTGGAAAATGGTCAAATTTCATGTGATTAGTGCTTCCTCAAGCTTTAACGCTATTTTGGGACGAACAACGATCACCGCACTCCGAGCTATAACATCTATCTCCCATTTAAAAATGAAATTCCCCACAGATTTCGGCGTGGGAGAAATGATTGGTGATCAGGTAACAGCAAGACAATGCTACCTAACCACAGTCTCTCCAAGGAAGAAAACAGAGGAAGAGTTAGAAGTCAATCAGGTACTTGACATCGACCCAAGAGAATTGATCGACCCATCCACAAGCAATTCATGCTCCCCTCTCGAGGAAACAGAAGATATAGAAGTATTGGAAGGAAACCCCGATAAAACAACAAGAATTGGCAAGAATCTCTCATCAGACCTCAAAAAAGAAATCACAAACCTCATCCGGGAATTCTCCGATATTTTTGCTTGGGCCCCAACAGACATGCCTGGCATCCCAGAGACCATTGCTCGACATTCGTTGCATATCAGTAGGGACACCAGGCCTGTGCGACAGAAACAACGCATATTCTCAGCCGAGAAAAGAGCAGCCATCGACCAAGAGGTCAACAAACTCCTCCACGCCGGTTTCATCGAGCCCGTGCAATTCCCCACATGGATATCAAACGTGGTTCTGGTCAAGAAGAGCAATGGGAAGTGGAGAATGTGCATTGATTACTCAGATGTGAATAGGGCATGCCCCAAAGACTTTTACCCTTTGCCCAACATCGACCAACTCATCGACGCCACAGCGGGAAATGAACTCCTGTCCTTTATGGACGCCTTTTCGGGATATAATCAAATAAGAATGGATCCCCATGACTGGCAACAAACCGCTTTCATCACTCACAGGGGAGTCTTCGGATACAAAGTAATGTCCTTCGGGTTAATCAACGCGGGCGCTACTTTTCAGCAGACGATGGATAAAATTTTCTCCTCGCAGATAGGGAAAAACATGCTAATATACATTGATGACATGATCACAAAGTCAAAAGTTGCCTTCGACCATGTGTCAGACCTTCGAGAAACGTTCACCAACGCAAGG GAAAATTTTTGGGGTTCCTGA
- the LOC141710602 gene encoding peroxidase P7-like, producing the protein MASRSGNLSVTLLLSLICVLIICSVNAQLSANYYDSSCPRLQRIVRNALTPSVRRDRRLGASLLRLHFHDCFVNGCDGSVLLDDTSTLTGEKNAFPNMNSLRGFDAIDTIKTRVEAACKDTVSCADILALAARDGTVLLGGPSWTVPLGRRDSTTASQMQANIDLPPPTDDLSALISKFANKGLSAKEMTVLSGSHTIGQAQCSSFRAHIYNGTNINAAFARTRQARCPASAPNGDTNLAPLDLQSPNSFGSDYYQNLVAKRGLLHSDQELFNGGSQDDLVRTYSRNNRAFRNDFAAAMIKMGNISPLTGTAGEIRKNCRVPN; encoded by the exons ATGGCTTCTCGCAGTGGCAATTTGTCTGTGACACTACTACTGTCTCTCATTTGTGTCCTAATCATTTGTTCCGTAAATGCGCAGCTCTCTGCAAACTACTATGATTCCAGTTGCCCCAGACTCCAGAGAATTGTGCGAAACGCATTGACCCCCAGCGTTAGAAGAGATCGTCGCCTTGGTGCCTCTCTTCTTCGTCTGCATTTCCATGATTGTTTTGTGAAT GGTTGTGACGGATCGGTGCTGTTGGACGACACGTCGACCTTAACAGGAGAAAAGAATGCGTTTCCAAACATGAACTCATTAAGAGGATTCGATGCGATTGACACCATCAAAACTCGGGTTGAAGCTGCTTGTAAGGACACCGTTTCTTGTGCAGACATCCTTGCTCTTGCAGCACGCGACGGAACTGTTTTG TTGGGAGGACCATCATGGACAGTACCACTGGGGCGAAGAGACTCGACAACAGCCAGCCAGATGCAAGCAAATATCGATCTCCCTCCTCCAACTGACGATCTTTCAGCTCTTATTTCCAAATTCGCTAACAAAGGTCTCAGCGCCAAAGAAATGACTGTACTTTCTGGTAGCCATACCATAGGTCAAGCCCAGTGCTCAAGCTTCCGTGCTCACATCTACAATGGCACAAACATTAATGCTGCTTTTGCTAGAACTCGCCAGGCTAGATGCCCTGCTTCAGCTCCAAACGGTGATACTAATTTGGCTCCACTTGACCTTCAATCTCCGAACTCATTTGGTAGCGATTATTATCAAAACCTAGTCGCAAAACGTGGCCTCCTACATTCAGATCAAGAGCTCTTCAACGGCGGATCACAAGATGATTTGGTTAGGACTTATAGCAGAAATAACCGAGCTTTTCGTAATGATTTTGCTGCAGCTATGATTAAAATGGGGAATATAAGTCCTTTGACCGGAACAGCTGGAGAGATCAGAAAGAACTGCAGAGTCCCCAACTAA